A stretch of Allostreptomyces psammosilenae DNA encodes these proteins:
- a CDS encoding MAB_1171c family putative transporter: MSDPVAFNAVYLTCGLGAYLLLAFKVRAVWRAPSPSLYTLTSCLAFPATAFVVAAPAVYTTVDRLTGVPNLATLLVYCLITGFSASGTVQTLLWTRPDPDRAWDLSRRSVRWVLLLAVIVVAMMITLFLTADLSRVDSAEHPLDFDTTYAEIPSVTVFLLLYQAFFALSLLSIGVVCFRYARTLRQPWFKRGVCAVAVGSWIALGYGACKVAAILACANGAHGPTWELLSTSVAPVFAAAGAALITIGMGTPSAAAWATHAREFRALQPLWTAVRSAAPSVVLDSGAVTTGHGLRALLAVRDLEWRLARRVVEIRDGQLQLRGWYDVDTIEAARRGALAAHATPAEVDAVVEAAALASAVRARRAGLPLHPHEVAEVGLAEAGADLRQELEHLVRVARAWNGPVVAAALAETAAAVEGPARAHAGSVPAGDEA, translated from the coding sequence GTGTCTGACCCGGTCGCCTTCAACGCCGTCTACCTGACCTGCGGCCTCGGCGCCTACCTGCTGCTCGCCTTCAAGGTGCGGGCCGTCTGGCGCGCCCCGTCGCCGTCGCTGTACACCCTCACCTCCTGCCTGGCCTTCCCCGCCACCGCCTTCGTGGTCGCCGCCCCCGCCGTCTACACCACCGTGGACCGCCTCACCGGCGTGCCCAACCTGGCGACGCTGCTGGTCTACTGCCTGATCACCGGCTTCTCCGCCTCCGGAACGGTGCAGACCCTGCTGTGGACCCGCCCCGACCCCGACCGCGCCTGGGACCTGTCACGGCGCTCGGTGCGCTGGGTGCTGCTGCTGGCCGTGATCGTGGTCGCGATGATGATCACGCTCTTCCTCACCGCCGACCTGTCCCGGGTGGACAGCGCCGAGCACCCGCTCGACTTCGACACCACCTACGCCGAGATCCCCTCCGTCACCGTCTTCCTCCTCCTCTACCAGGCGTTCTTCGCGCTCTCCCTGCTCAGCATCGGCGTGGTCTGCTTCCGCTACGCGCGCACCCTGCGCCAGCCGTGGTTCAAGCGCGGGGTGTGCGCGGTGGCGGTCGGCAGCTGGATCGCCCTCGGCTACGGCGCCTGCAAGGTGGCGGCCATCCTGGCCTGCGCCAACGGGGCACACGGCCCCACCTGGGAGCTGCTCAGCACCTCGGTCGCCCCGGTCTTCGCCGCCGCCGGCGCCGCGCTGATCACCATCGGCATGGGCACCCCCTCGGCGGCCGCCTGGGCCACCCACGCCCGCGAGTTCCGCGCCCTGCAACCGCTGTGGACCGCCGTGCGGTCCGCCGCGCCCTCGGTGGTCCTGGACTCCGGGGCGGTCACCACCGGCCACGGCCTGCGCGCCCTGCTCGCCGTGCGCGACCTGGAGTGGCGGCTCGCCCGGCGCGTCGTGGAGATCCGCGACGGACAGCTGCAACTGCGCGGCTGGTACGACGTCGACACCATCGAGGCAGCCCGCCGCGGGGCGCTGGCGGCCCACGCCACCCCGGCCGAGGTGGACGCCGTCGTGGAGGCCGCCGCGCTGGCCTCCGCCGTCCGGGCCCGGCGGGCCGGCCTGCCGCTGCACCCGCACGAGGTCGCCGAGGTGGGACTCGCCGAGGCCGGCGCCGACCTGCGCCAGGAACTCGAACACCTGGTCCGGGTCGCGCGTGCCTGGAACGGCCCGGTCGTCGCCGCCGCCCTCGCCGAGACGGCCGCCGCCGTCGAGGGGCCCGCGCG